In Cucurbita pepo subsp. pepo cultivar mu-cu-16 unplaced genomic scaffold, ASM280686v2 Cp4.1_scaffold000483, whole genome shotgun sequence, a single genomic region encodes these proteins:
- the LOC111785428 gene encoding S-norcoclaurine synthase 2-like encodes MVTIISDQTEIPAPAAKVWALYGTIHFADFLQLHLPNIINNVELLEGDGGQGTLVLVTFAPDLGGMRYKEKFVKIDNEQRIKIAEMVEGGYLDLGFTVYRFCFEIIEKDEESCIVKSSVEYELKEEAAANVSLASVQPLIAIAQAAKSYFLNAQQPTDA; translated from the exons ATGGTGACCATAATCAGTGACCAGACTGAGATTCCGGCGCCGGCGGCCAAAGTTTGGGCGCTTTATGGCACCATTCACTTTGCTGATTTCCTCCAACTTCACCTCCCCAATATCATCAACAACGTCGAGCTCCTTGAAGGCGATGGCGGCCAAGGAACTCTTGTCCTTGTCACTTTTGCTCCCG ATTTAGGGGGTATGAGATACAAAGAGAAGTTCGTGAAAATAGATAACGAACAGCGTATAAAAATAGCGGAGATGGTGGAAGGAGGGTACCTGGATCTTGGGTTCACTGTTTACAGGTTTTGTTTTGAGATAATTGAGAAGGATGAAGAGAGTTGCATTGTGAAATCATCGGTGGAGTATGAGTTGAAGGAAGAAGCTGCTGCAAATGTTTCATTAGCCAGTGTTCAACCTTTGATAGCCATAGCTCAAGCTGCCAAGAGCTATTTCCTCAATGCCCAACAGCCCACGGATGCATAA